A DNA window from Hordeum vulgare subsp. vulgare chromosome 1H, MorexV3_pseudomolecules_assembly, whole genome shotgun sequence contains the following coding sequences:
- the LOC123411448 gene encoding cortical cell-delineating protein-like codes for MASKAALFVALSLLLSAIAVHGCGTTYCQPPVVVPTPPVVVPPPYHGGGGHGHGHGGQCSINVLNLRVCANVLGGLLGLKVGVPAHDQCCPLLKGLVDLDAAVCLCTAVRANILGLHLNVPVDISLLLDHCGKTCPSGFTCPAH; via the coding sequence ATGGCGTCCAAAGCTGCCCTCTTCGTCGCCCTcagcctcctcctctctgccatcGCCGTCCACGGCTGTGGAACCACCTATTGCCAACCGCCGGTCGTCGTGCCGACACCACCCGTCGTCGTTCCGCCACCATAccatggaggaggagggcacGGCCACGGCCACGGCGGGCAGTGCTCCATCAACGTGCTCAACCTGAGGGTGTGCGCCAACGTTCTCGGCGGCCTGCTCGGCCTCAAGGTCGGCGTTCCGGCGCACGACCAGTGCTGCCCGCTGCTCAAGGGGTTGGTCGACCTCGACGCCGCCGTCTGCCTCTGCACCGCTGTCAGGGCCAACATCCTCGGCCTGCACCTCAACGTTCCTGTGGACATCAGCCTCCTCCTCGATCACTGCGGCAAGACGTGCCCGTCTGGTTTCACATGCCCAGCCCATTAA
- the LOC123411458 gene encoding cortical cell-delineating protein-like — MASKAALFVAISLLLSAIAVHGCGTSYCQPPVVVPTPPVVVSPPYHGGGGHGHRHGGQCSINVLNLRVCANALGGLLGLKVGVPAHDQCCPLLKGLVDLDAAVCLCTAVRANILGLHLNVPVDISLLLDHCGKTCPSGFTCPAH; from the coding sequence ATGGCGTCCAAAGCTGCCCTCTTCGTCGCCAtcagcctcctcctctccgccatcGCCGTCCACGGCTGTGGAACCTCCTATTGCCAACCGCCGGTCGTCGTGCCGACACCACCCGTCGTCGTTTCGCCACCATAccatggaggaggagggcacGGCCACAGACACGGCGGGCAGTGCTCCATCAACGTGCTCAACCTGAGGGTGTGCGCCAACGCTCTCGGCGGCCTGCTCGGCCTCAAGGTCGGCGTTCCGGCACACGATCAATGCTGCCCGCTGCTCAAGGGGTTGGTCGACCTCGACGCCGCCGTCTGCCTCTGCACCGCCGTCAGGGCCAACATCCTCGGCCTGCACCTCAACGTGCCTGTGGACATCAGCCTCCTCCTCGATCACTGCGGCAAGACGTGCCCGTCTGGTTTCACATGCCCTGCCCATTAA